From Desulfovibrio inopinatus DSM 10711, the proteins below share one genomic window:
- a CDS encoding ABC transporter ATP-binding protein, producing MLKNFSIVTGGLKSLRLPFALNFVALILRGMPLALLCVIITELVTKGRDADIEKIFILVGIICLIFIGHVLLSAQAQTKACVGAYTIIADARVRLATHLKDLPLSFFKSRDPGDITANLLQDMSRVENVMSHLLVEMTSGVILPILLAAWLFWINWQLALFMIAGVVISGPLVWWAHQWVGRLGKRHVTAQNDMLLHMLEFLEGIKDLKSNNIAGERLDLLNDAMRRNRDLSVGLEVAGVLPLMFFRCILDLSFVAIILLAVTLLASESVVPATCIIFLILGQHFYEPLHLAGSFSTLVRYISLAARRIATVFSFPKLSGKVSPLVPIGNDVEFQDVSFAYHDKSVINNVSFTTRSGTMTALVGPSGGGKTTLAGLIARFYDVAEGQILLGGVDVRDVDPHVLYDRIAMIFQDVYLFDDTVENNIRLGCPEASFEAVREAARQANCLSCIESLPQGWQTRVGEGGRRLSGGERQRISIARALLKDAPIVLVDEATASLDPENAFAVQDALAHLAEGRTVIVIAHRLSSIISADQILVLDSGRIVAQGQHEILLAAGGLYAELWKDQQAARRWQLKANTVNG from the coding sequence ATGCTAAAAAACTTTTCTATTGTTACCGGTGGGTTAAAAAGCCTACGACTCCCTTTCGCTCTCAATTTTGTAGCTTTGATCCTACGAGGCATGCCATTAGCTTTATTATGCGTCATTATTACCGAGCTTGTCACAAAAGGTCGTGATGCCGATATAGAAAAAATTTTTATACTTGTCGGAATAATATGTCTTATTTTTATCGGACACGTTCTTTTATCAGCTCAAGCTCAAACGAAAGCATGCGTAGGGGCCTATACTATTATTGCGGATGCTCGTGTGCGTCTGGCCACGCATCTCAAAGACCTTCCGCTGTCGTTTTTTAAATCCCGTGACCCTGGTGATATTACGGCAAATTTACTTCAAGATATGAGCCGTGTGGAAAATGTTATGAGTCATTTATTGGTAGAAATGACGAGTGGGGTCATATTACCGATATTACTGGCTGCGTGGCTGTTTTGGATTAATTGGCAGTTGGCTTTGTTTATGATCGCTGGAGTGGTCATCTCGGGACCACTCGTCTGGTGGGCACATCAATGGGTCGGCCGATTGGGAAAACGTCATGTAACAGCACAAAATGATATGCTTTTACATATGTTGGAATTTTTAGAGGGAATAAAAGATCTGAAATCGAACAATATAGCGGGAGAACGCCTTGATCTCCTCAATGACGCCATGCGTCGTAATCGTGATTTGAGTGTGGGACTTGAAGTAGCCGGAGTCCTTCCCCTTATGTTCTTCCGTTGTATTCTCGACCTCAGCTTCGTGGCGATAATTTTGCTTGCTGTAACGCTTCTTGCTTCTGAAAGTGTGGTTCCGGCAACATGCATTATCTTTCTTATTCTTGGTCAACATTTTTATGAACCACTTCATCTGGCTGGAAGTTTTTCTACTCTTGTTCGGTATATATCACTTGCAGCTCGGCGCATTGCTACCGTTTTCTCTTTTCCAAAGCTCTCCGGAAAGGTTTCCCCGCTTGTTCCGATTGGAAATGACGTGGAATTTCAAGATGTATCTTTTGCTTATCACGATAAATCTGTGATTAATAACGTCAGTTTCACTACGAGGTCCGGCACGATGACAGCTCTTGTGGGTCCCAGTGGGGGAGGGAAAACCACGTTGGCTGGACTTATTGCACGTTTCTACGATGTAGCTGAAGGCCAAATTCTCTTGGGTGGAGTCGATGTGCGGGATGTAGACCCCCATGTTCTTTATGATCGTATTGCCATGATTTTTCAGGATGTCTATCTATTTGACGATACAGTAGAAAACAATATTCGGCTGGGATGCCCAGAAGCCTCTTTTGAAGCCGTACGTGAAGCGGCACGGCAAGCAAATTGTCTCTCATGCATCGAATCTTTACCCCAAGGCTGGCAAACTCGTGTCGGGGAAGGTGGGCGCCGTCTTTCAGGTGGGGAACGCCAACGTATTTCTATCGCTCGGGCTCTTTTAAAAGACGCCCCCATTGTCCTTGTCGATGAAGCTACAGCCTCATTAGACCCGGAAAATGCATTTGCCGTTCAAGATGCATTAGCACATCTGGCAGAAGGGCGTACTGTGATTGTCATTGCTCACCGGTTATCTTCTATAATAAGCGCGGATCAAATCCTTGTTCTCGATTCTGGCCGTATCGTTGCACAAGGTCAGCATGAAATTTTACTCGCTGCCGGTGGATTGTATGCTGAATTATGGAAAGATCAGCAAGCTGCTCGTCGCTGGCAACTCAAAGCAAACACAGTAAACGGCTAA
- a CDS encoding helix-turn-helix transcriptional regulator, which produces MHIEKLGFIQTEEVEVQTMIVRSQECGYLRVIGETDTVNCAIMHSHHDSSGYSILLHRAISYKLTLIRIRRSLCRLLVELPDVLVVPCPEKAQSVLKTLSQGSPEEENQLYLLAKILELLAHCLHVQQMQLPISLEQRAAAILQSDPASPPSVKVLAAMCGTSTTTLTRRFRTTFGTTVRGYLRDLRLEMARDLLKNQGFSVTEVALSVGYGSLPSFSREFHARFGSPPVYFRRN; this is translated from the coding sequence ATGCATATTGAAAAACTGGGCTTTATCCAAACTGAGGAAGTCGAAGTGCAAACCATGATCGTGCGAAGCCAAGAATGCGGATATTTACGAGTGATTGGCGAAACCGATACCGTGAATTGCGCTATTATGCATAGCCACCATGACTCTAGCGGCTATAGTATCTTGCTGCATCGCGCTATCTCATACAAGTTGACGCTTATCCGCATACGGCGATCCCTTTGCCGTTTGTTGGTTGAACTCCCTGATGTTCTTGTCGTTCCATGCCCCGAAAAAGCACAATCGGTATTAAAAACTCTCAGTCAGGGCTCTCCCGAGGAGGAAAATCAACTTTATCTGCTTGCCAAGATTTTAGAATTGCTTGCGCATTGTTTACACGTGCAGCAAATGCAACTGCCTATTTCGTTAGAACAACGCGCTGCGGCTATCCTGCAGAGTGACCCGGCTTCACCGCCCTCGGTTAAAGTATTAGCAGCTATGTGTGGCACCTCGACGACGACGCTAACTCGACGATTTCGCACTACATTCGGCACAACAGTACGCGGTTATCTCCGTGATCTTCGTTTAGAAATGGCTCGTGACTTATTGAAAAATCAAGGGTTTTCCGTGACAGAAGTCGCACTGTCCGTCGGATATGGAAGCCTTCCTTCCTTTTCTCGGGAATTTCATGCTCGTTTTGGGTCTCCTCCTGTCTATTTCCGTCGTAACTAA
- a CDS encoding MotA/TolQ/ExbB proton channel family protein: protein MPQIELSLGWVFAQATGAVQGVLVILILSSVICWAIILEKSVILYRYRRQTRQFEDIAQSNNPGSTVSPGGELPDAILKEGRSAWAQTAPGENPVDRRNCVERAMRDAVSSVLLRAERRLPYLATIGSVAPFVGLFGTVWGIMHSFVSIAHTNDTSLAVVAPGIAESLFTTAAGLVTAIPASVAYNKIAADFNSLSRRLSLAIAAITRKAPARSMEAVDDAA from the coding sequence ATGCCGCAAATTGAATTATCGTTGGGATGGGTTTTTGCTCAAGCGACAGGCGCCGTACAGGGAGTGTTGGTTATTTTGATCCTCTCTTCGGTGATTTGTTGGGCCATTATTTTGGAAAAAAGTGTTATTTTATATCGTTATCGACGACAGACACGTCAATTTGAAGACATCGCACAATCAAATAATCCAGGAAGCACAGTCTCACCCGGAGGCGAATTGCCTGACGCAATTTTAAAAGAAGGGCGCAGTGCCTGGGCACAAACCGCTCCCGGTGAAAATCCTGTTGATCGCAGAAATTGTGTCGAACGCGCTATGCGTGATGCTGTATCGAGCGTACTTTTGAGAGCGGAGCGTCGTCTTCCTTATCTTGCTACGATTGGTTCAGTTGCACCTTTTGTCGGTCTTTTTGGGACTGTTTGGGGCATTATGCATTCTTTTGTCAGTATCGCGCATACAAACGACACCAGTTTAGCTGTTGTTGCACCGGGCATCGCCGAATCACTTTTTACAACAGCGGCCGGATTGGTGACGGCGATTCCAGCATCCGTTGCATATAACAAAATTGCAGCTGACTTTAACAGTTTATCCCGGAGATTATCGCTCGCTATAGCCGCGATTACACGTAAAGCTCCGGCAAGAAGTATGGAGGCGGTTGATGATGCCGCTTAA
- a CDS encoding ExbD/TolR family protein, whose protein sequence is MMPLNGAGDNDQGAGLNAEINVTPFIDVMLVLLIIFMVTAPLMIAGVPLKLPKTSAASLEPPKEPIVVSMNKDGQIYLGEDLVTEETMAGRLKEMEADKPGQTVFVRCDRSLDYGRVMELLGHVGACGVSSLSLISEAQQDGQSHSIEQNSKLGRALP, encoded by the coding sequence ATGATGCCGCTTAATGGTGCAGGAGATAACGATCAAGGTGCTGGGCTTAATGCTGAGATCAATGTCACCCCTTTTATCGACGTCATGCTGGTGCTTCTCATCATATTTATGGTGACAGCCCCCTTGATGATCGCAGGCGTGCCACTAAAACTCCCCAAAACTTCGGCCGCAAGTTTGGAACCACCGAAGGAGCCTATTGTCGTCAGCATGAACAAAGACGGTCAGATTTATCTTGGTGAAGACCTTGTGACGGAAGAGACCATGGCCGGTCGTTTGAAAGAAATGGAGGCGGACAAACCTGGACAAACGGTATTCGTGCGTTGCGATAGAAGCTTAGATTATGGTCGGGTTATGGAATTACTCGGGCATGTCGGAGCTTGCGGTGTGTCGAGTTTATCACTCATATCTGAAGCACAGCAGGACGGGCAATCTCATAGCATTGAGCAGAACAGCAAACTTGGTAGAGCCCTGCCATGA
- a CDS encoding energy transducer TonB: protein MSLYLASRRGAGLSSLATWSVWTVSILAHALAIISMAALAGPKPLPPVLPRIVLTASLGMPGYGSGAASPDIAVGPPDVPQKSNEPEPPLEKEMAQAPEPTPMPPPEELLQEQPAEPQQKPLETLDAQEIEPTPVPPPLKEKAAVKPKPKPKKIKHTPPVKETSHKKKKANTVKKHKAKSQTTKTASQTAPVKSNATSSTSGGSKTPSGGRGTPGGGGNLGSTGSPLQASQLDRQPALVFAPQPEYPLKAKRRGLRTKLRVRLLVDKGGHVKRVDILGGEYADIFSTNVRRALARWRFKPGTLKGKPVNWVAVLPVAFELR, encoded by the coding sequence ATGAGTCTATATCTAGCCTCTCGCCGTGGTGCCGGACTCAGTTCGTTGGCAACCTGGAGTGTGTGGACAGTTTCAATTCTGGCCCATGCTTTAGCTATCATCAGTATGGCTGCTTTGGCTGGCCCCAAACCTCTCCCTCCTGTTTTGCCTCGCATTGTACTCACTGCCTCTTTAGGGATGCCAGGTTACGGGAGCGGGGCGGCCAGTCCTGATATTGCGGTAGGACCACCAGATGTACCACAGAAATCGAATGAACCGGAACCACCTTTAGAGAAAGAAATGGCTCAGGCTCCTGAGCCGACTCCAATGCCTCCGCCGGAGGAATTATTGCAAGAACAGCCCGCTGAGCCTCAACAAAAGCCGTTGGAAACATTGGACGCTCAGGAAATCGAACCCACTCCCGTGCCTCCTCCATTGAAAGAAAAAGCTGCTGTTAAGCCAAAACCGAAACCTAAAAAGATAAAGCATACACCTCCGGTAAAGGAAACTTCCCATAAGAAAAAAAAGGCGAATACGGTAAAAAAACACAAGGCGAAATCGCAAACAACGAAGACCGCCAGTCAAACCGCGCCCGTGAAGTCAAATGCGACTTCCAGTACAAGCGGTGGATCAAAAACTCCTTCCGGAGGGCGTGGAACTCCTGGGGGAGGAGGAAATCTTGGATCAACTGGCAGTCCCTTACAAGCGAGTCAGCTTGACAGGCAGCCTGCTTTGGTTTTTGCGCCTCAACCTGAGTATCCTTTAAAGGCAAAACGGCGCGGTCTACGCACCAAACTTCGGGTGCGTTTGCTTGTCGATAAAGGCGGTCACGTCAAGCGTGTGGATATATTAGGAGGGGAATATGCTGATATTTTTTCAACAAATGTCCGGCGCGCGCTTGCTCGCTGGCGCTTTAAGCCTGGAACACTGAAAGGAAAACCAGTGAATTGGGTCGCTGTCTTGCCGGTAGCCTTTGAATTGCGCTAG
- the feoB gene encoding ferrous iron transport protein B has protein sequence MRPNNHRPSSFHVAVAGQPNTGKSTIFNALTGLHQEVGNWAGKTVEKKMGKAVINGETFQFVDLPGTYSLLARSEEEKIAVQHIMEEQIDAIVIVVNAANLARTLNYCLDILLIGVPCILAVNMADVAQYNGININIESLENALDIPCIELVASKKRGVENLRNVLSLPIRISNRKLLPELIEKIPLELKEKYKEILKIVSTTSEKNIDMERLVWKAMEGDTFADKKIKQLIHKTGNIFPEIAATQAQTARFTWIQEILEECIIAEEPQETLTQRCDKFFLHPFWGYVFMAVILLSAISVGLLVGYPTGIGISILIQDISTFVVNSLPSSMPMLTALIQSIFLSASALVCMVPLIAVFYFIFSFLEEIGYIPRTAFLMDSLMTKLGLNGMSFIPLLFSLPCNIPGIIGTRTIAHTQQRLHTLLLIPLVPCSSKIIVLLTLCTWLFSPIGAIIAACGIMGFSFLLFMIASIWLKKTLMKGENSYDMLMELPLFHAPNFQIIGLHVLHNVLAFLKKASAIILGFGVILWFLSYYPAGNINSSYLGMIGTRLEPLASFMGLDWKLLTSLMTSALSRETVLPTMALLYNVPIESLKVTLQTQITTASAISFLLAQFLSMPCLPTLGMIFKESNSLKKTFFVACYTILLPIVVSIGTYTMLTIVL, from the coding sequence ATGAGACCGAATAACCATCGACCTTCCTCTTTCCATGTGGCAGTGGCGGGACAGCCGAATACGGGAAAATCAACAATTTTCAATGCGTTAACAGGTCTACATCAGGAAGTCGGCAACTGGGCAGGCAAGACTGTTGAAAAAAAGATGGGAAAAGCCGTCATAAACGGTGAAACCTTCCAGTTTGTCGACCTCCCAGGCACATATTCTTTATTAGCCCGCTCAGAAGAAGAAAAAATTGCAGTACAGCATATCATGGAGGAACAAATCGATGCCATAGTCATTGTTGTAAATGCAGCTAATCTTGCTCGAACTTTAAATTATTGCTTAGATATATTGCTTATTGGTGTTCCTTGTATTCTTGCTGTAAATATGGCAGACGTCGCACAATATAATGGAATAAATATAAATATAGAATCATTAGAAAATGCTTTAGATATTCCATGTATTGAACTTGTGGCTTCTAAAAAAAGAGGTGTTGAAAATTTACGAAATGTTCTTTCCCTACCTATAAGGATATCAAATAGAAAATTACTACCTGAACTCATAGAAAAAATACCCTTAGAATTGAAAGAAAAATATAAGGAAATACTGAAAATAGTATCCACTACATCAGAAAAAAATATAGATATGGAACGTCTTGTTTGGAAAGCAATGGAAGGAGATACGTTTGCAGACAAAAAAATTAAACAATTAATCCATAAGACAGGTAATATTTTTCCGGAAATTGCTGCTACACAAGCTCAAACCGCACGTTTTACATGGATACAGGAAATTTTAGAAGAATGTATAATTGCGGAAGAACCACAAGAAACCTTGACTCAACGCTGTGATAAATTTTTTTTACACCCTTTTTGGGGGTACGTATTCATGGCAGTGATTCTCCTGTCAGCCATTAGTGTAGGGTTATTGGTCGGTTATCCTACAGGCATTGGCATAAGTATTCTTATACAAGATATTTCTACATTTGTTGTAAATAGCCTTCCTTCGAGCATGCCGATGCTTACGGCATTGATACAGAGTATATTTCTTAGCGCTTCTGCATTAGTTTGCATGGTTCCACTTATCGCCGTGTTTTATTTTATCTTCTCTTTTCTGGAAGAAATTGGATATATACCACGAACCGCATTTCTCATGGATTCACTTATGACGAAATTAGGTTTGAATGGTATGTCTTTTATTCCTTTACTCTTTTCTCTTCCGTGTAATATTCCAGGTATCATTGGCACACGTACGATAGCGCATACGCAGCAACGTCTTCATACATTGTTGCTTATACCACTTGTGCCATGTTCTTCTAAAATAATAGTCCTGCTTACGCTATGTACATGGCTTTTTTCACCAATTGGAGCCATTATTGCTGCTTGCGGAATAATGGGATTCTCTTTCTTGCTTTTTATGATCGCCAGTATCTGGTTAAAAAAGACATTAATGAAAGGAGAGAACAGTTATGATATGCTCATGGAACTTCCGTTGTTTCATGCGCCTAATTTTCAAATCATCGGATTGCATGTTTTGCATAATGTTTTGGCTTTCCTTAAAAAAGCCTCAGCCATTATCTTAGGATTCGGAGTTATCCTCTGGTTTCTATCTTATTATCCTGCCGGTAACATTAACTCTTCATACCTCGGAATGATCGGTACGCGACTTGAACCACTTGCCTCTTTTATGGGGTTAGATTGGAAACTTCTCACGTCACTCATGACATCTGCCCTCAGCCGTGAAACGGTTTTGCCCACGATGGCCCTCCTTTATAATGTGCCCATTGAAAGTTTGAAGGTCACGTTGCAGACACAGATCACAACAGCAAGCGCAATTTCTTTTCTGCTCGCACAATTCCTTTCCATGCCTTGCTTACCAACTCTAGGAATGATTTTTAAAGAATCAAATTCATTGAAAAAGACTTTTTTTGTAGCATGTTATACAATTTTACTTCCTATAGTTGTCTCTATAGGAACATATACTATGCTTACAATTGTATTATAA
- a CDS encoding FeoA family protein: MLKKNFLCEEKTLLESIQLSRLPQLCQALVVSVGCSSDITCRLASLGLLPDKPVFVIRTTKRGAVVIRTNGMLLALSAGVAQKIFVKDAQHETE, translated from the coding sequence ATGTTGAAAAAAAATTTTCTTTGTGAAGAAAAAACGCTGCTGGAAAGTATACAACTCAGTCGATTACCGCAGCTATGCCAAGCTTTGGTGGTCTCAGTCGGTTGTTCTTCAGACATCACATGTCGACTTGCCTCCCTTGGGCTTTTACCGGACAAGCCCGTTTTCGTTATTCGTACGACCAAGCGTGGAGCCGTGGTCATACGAACCAATGGAATGCTTCTCGCTCTATCCGCGGGAGTTGCTCAAAAAATTTTTGTGAAGGACGCTCAGCATGAGACCGAATAA
- a CDS encoding TonB-dependent receptor, whose product MAIMFLLFTMPVFAADNADEESITPSMDMDAIVVRADKMQEDVQSIPSSVSVLSSDDVEIRQVEKTKDIFKVNPNMFFVKSGPDAHEGDSFASVRGITSFMSGAPVLGFYVDDIYYPGYEIPLFDVDRVEVLRGPQGTLYGRNSEAGIISIFTKKANKDVWEGKLTETYGSYNTTTTTGMVSGPLVRDVLSMRIAGQFEHSDGYFKNDHSGSNTVDQHDDWVGRASFDWSPSTDFRLTLNVDGEAYEGNYAEFNTLSKVYSDPHEVDVDWDGLARRRALGASLRAEWNFDSAKLLSITSVRDTHSRGDQDMDFTIEDLTRYYITENNQMFTQEFRLQSPEESDSPFKWLVGTFMFAESDMLRYKYAAGSADPYVANNYYFQRGTTSSRGLAVFGQGVYSFGPVDLTLGLRYDYENKDFYYTNGATPAMVEMWGMTNATGSNSNSYGAWLPKAALSWHATDNLMPYASVSRGYRGGGFNLAQNTGSAYDPEYTWNFEAGVKTQWLENKLKFNFSAFYIDWTDIQVLQPNYPNFAIENAGKAYSQGLEAQFSWNVVPGLNLYGNAGYTDARFVEYSDDDGDYSGNRIPNVPRYTATFGGVYRFLDNYMVNADIMTVGDIEWDSANSESQDIYNILNAKIGYEGDNIDVYLWGKNLFNVNYATRAFIMNDQWYGRAGDPLRVGITLSYRF is encoded by the coding sequence ATGGCAATAATGTTTTTGCTCTTCACTATGCCCGTCTTTGCTGCAGACAATGCGGATGAGGAGAGCATTACACCATCTATGGACATGGATGCCATTGTTGTACGGGCAGATAAAATGCAGGAAGATGTACAATCAATTCCATCTAGTGTTTCCGTTCTTTCTTCAGATGATGTTGAAATACGTCAGGTAGAAAAAACAAAAGATATTTTCAAAGTAAATCCTAATATGTTTTTTGTAAAATCTGGACCAGATGCTCATGAAGGAGATTCTTTTGCTTCTGTTCGTGGAATCACTTCTTTTATGAGTGGAGCTCCTGTTTTGGGATTTTACGTAGATGACATTTATTATCCTGGTTATGAGATTCCACTTTTCGACGTGGACAGAGTTGAAGTGCTTCGTGGACCACAAGGGACGCTTTATGGGCGTAATAGTGAAGCGGGAATCATTAGTATTTTTACAAAGAAAGCCAATAAAGATGTTTGGGAAGGCAAGCTGACTGAAACGTACGGAAGTTACAATACAACGACGACGACAGGCATGGTGTCCGGTCCGTTAGTTCGTGATGTCTTGTCTATGCGAATTGCAGGGCAATTCGAACATAGCGATGGATACTTCAAAAATGATCATTCTGGCTCGAATACAGTTGATCAGCATGATGATTGGGTCGGGCGTGCGTCGTTTGATTGGTCTCCCAGTACGGATTTCAGGCTGACACTGAATGTGGATGGGGAGGCTTACGAGGGAAATTATGCTGAATTTAACACTCTGTCCAAAGTATACTCTGATCCTCATGAAGTTGATGTGGATTGGGATGGATTAGCACGCAGGCGAGCATTGGGGGCATCACTACGAGCTGAATGGAATTTTGATTCAGCAAAATTGCTCTCAATCACAAGTGTTCGCGACACACATTCACGTGGTGACCAGGATATGGACTTCACCATAGAAGATTTGACGCGCTATTATATCACTGAAAACAATCAAATGTTTACGCAAGAATTTCGCCTCCAATCCCCGGAAGAAAGTGACAGCCCATTTAAATGGTTAGTTGGCACTTTTATGTTCGCTGAGTCAGACATGCTACGCTACAAATATGCAGCCGGCAGTGCAGATCCTTATGTTGCCAATAACTATTATTTTCAGAGAGGGACCACAAGCAGCAGAGGCCTCGCCGTGTTTGGGCAAGGTGTATATTCATTCGGCCCTGTCGATCTGACTTTAGGGCTTCGATATGATTACGAAAATAAAGATTTTTATTATACGAATGGTGCAACCCCCGCGATGGTTGAAATGTGGGGCATGACCAATGCAACAGGAAGTAACAGCAACTCATACGGAGCATGGCTCCCTAAAGCCGCTTTAAGTTGGCACGCCACCGATAATCTCATGCCCTATGCCAGTGTTTCAAGAGGGTATCGTGGTGGTGGATTTAACCTCGCACAAAATACAGGCTCGGCCTACGACCCGGAATATACCTGGAACTTTGAGGCGGGGGTAAAAACACAATGGCTTGAGAATAAGCTGAAATTTAACTTTTCTGCATTTTATATCGATTGGACGGATATTCAAGTCCTACAGCCGAATTACCCTAATTTCGCCATAGAAAATGCGGGGAAAGCCTATAGCCAAGGGCTTGAAGCGCAGTTCTCATGGAATGTCGTGCCAGGCCTGAACCTTTACGGTAACGCCGGTTACACGGACGCGCGTTTTGTTGAGTACTCAGATGATGACGGCGATTACTCCGGCAATCGAATCCCCAACGTACCGAGATATACTGCAACTTTTGGCGGTGTATACCGCTTTCTCGATAATTATATGGTGAATGCGGATATAATGACTGTAGGTGACATAGAATGGGATTCAGCAAATTCAGAAAGCCAAGATATATACAACATTCTCAATGCTAAAATTGGATATGAAGGAGACAATATAGACGTTTATCTGTGGGGCAAAAACCTTTTTAACGTGAATTATGCAACGCGTGCTTTCATCATGAATGACCAGTGGTACGGTCGTGCAGGGGACCCGCTTCGTGTCGGTATAACACTCAGTTATAGATTTTAA
- a CDS encoding class I SAM-dependent methyltransferase, whose product MGNSKEIYADAGEFYDVVCDEQWRLRKDSFQQVLSQLNGITGSIVDIGAGTGHGVLAAAEVLPEVDIFAVEPSPTMRTALLSRIMQTGDLRKRVSVIPSAFEDVDLPKEIRALLLLGCVGFVDDGARKKFWKKLALHMPPGGIVLFDVMMISTPQHVEKMRLAEIPVGYNTYHVWIEGIPEDEQHEKWLLTYQITTDERVLLERRVEFLWRTLGLEDVAREAEPYGFAFEPLTDTLIPSAVLRRTAA is encoded by the coding sequence ATGGGAAATTCGAAAGAAATATATGCAGACGCTGGAGAATTCTATGACGTCGTATGCGATGAACAGTGGCGTCTTCGTAAAGATTCTTTCCAGCAGGTTCTTTCTCAACTCAATGGAATTACAGGATCTATTGTCGATATCGGTGCAGGAACCGGCCATGGTGTTTTGGCTGCTGCTGAGGTTCTGCCGGAGGTGGACATTTTTGCTGTGGAACCATCACCCACTATGCGCACAGCTTTGCTTTCTCGAATCATGCAGACAGGGGATCTCCGGAAACGGGTCTCGGTGATCCCGTCAGCTTTCGAGGATGTCGATTTACCAAAAGAGATTCGTGCACTTCTTCTTTTGGGGTGTGTGGGATTTGTTGACGACGGTGCCAGAAAAAAATTTTGGAAAAAGCTTGCGCTTCATATGCCCCCCGGAGGGATTGTCCTTTTTGATGTGATGATGATCAGTACGCCTCAACATGTGGAAAAAATGCGTTTGGCTGAAATTCCTGTGGGATACAATACATATCACGTTTGGATTGAAGGAATACCAGAGGACGAACAGCATGAGAAATGGTTGCTTACTTATCAGATTACTACAGATGAAAGAGTGCTGTTGGAACGACGTGTGGAATTTTTATGGCGAACGTTAGGGCTTGAGGATGTCGCTCGCGAAGCCGAACCGTATGGTTTTGCTTTTGAGCCGCTAACCGAC